In Streptomyces sp. NBC_00448, the following are encoded in one genomic region:
- a CDS encoding TerD family protein, translating to MGVTLAKGGNVSLSKAAPNLTQVQIGLGWRARSTTGADFDLDASALLCSGGRVLGDEYFVFYNNLKSPEGSVEHTGDDLTGGSGGDDETILVDLTKVPATVDKVVFPVSIYDADARLQTFGQVSDAYIRVLNQSDGVELARYDLTEDASTETAMIFGELYRYGGEWKFRAVGQGYASGLRGIALDFGVNVS from the coding sequence ATGGGCGTCACGCTCGCCAAGGGGGGCAACGTCTCCCTGTCCAAGGCCGCGCCGAATCTCACCCAGGTGCAGATCGGCCTCGGCTGGAGGGCCCGTTCGACCACCGGTGCCGACTTCGACCTGGACGCCAGCGCGCTGCTGTGCTCCGGCGGCCGGGTGCTGGGGGACGAGTACTTCGTCTTCTACAACAATCTGAAGAGCCCGGAGGGCTCCGTCGAGCACACCGGCGACGACCTCACCGGCGGCAGCGGCGGTGACGACGAGACGATCCTGGTCGACCTGACGAAGGTGCCGGCCACCGTCGACAAGGTCGTCTTCCCCGTCTCGATCTACGACGCCGACGCCCGGCTGCAGACCTTCGGCCAGGTCAGCGACGCCTACATCCGCGTGCTCAACCAGTCCGACGGCGTCGAGCTGGCCCGCTACGACCTCACCGAGGACGCCTCGACCGAGACGGCGATGATCTTCGGCGAGCTGTACCGGTACGGCGGCGAGTGGAAGTTCCGTGCAGTAGGCCAGGGGTATGCCTCGGGCCTGCGCGGTATCGCCCTAGACTTCGGGGTCAACGTTTCGTAA
- a CDS encoding peroxiredoxin — MPIDAGGPAPDLRLKDQHGRTVALDDFRGVKNVLLIFFPFAFTSVCSGELQAIQNELASFQNERNQVLAVSCDSMHALRAFSDAEGLDFPLLSDFWPHGTVSRAYGVFAEEKGCALRGTFVIDRQGMVRWTVVNGLPDARDLGQYAKALSAL, encoded by the coding sequence ATGCCGATCGACGCGGGCGGACCCGCACCTGATCTGCGGCTGAAGGATCAGCACGGCCGCACCGTCGCCCTGGACGACTTCCGGGGCGTCAAGAACGTCCTGCTGATCTTCTTCCCGTTCGCGTTCACCAGCGTGTGCTCGGGCGAACTCCAGGCGATCCAGAACGAGTTGGCCTCGTTCCAGAACGAGCGCAACCAGGTGCTCGCGGTGTCCTGCGACTCCATGCACGCACTGCGCGCCTTCTCCGACGCCGAGGGTCTGGACTTCCCGCTGCTGAGCGACTTCTGGCCGCATGGAACGGTTTCCCGCGCCTACGGCGTCTTCGCCGAGGAGAAGGGCTGCGCGCTGCGCGGCACTTTCGTGATCGACCGGCAGGGCATGGTGCGGTGGACCGTGGTGAACGGCCTGCCGGACGCGCGTGATCTCGGCCAGTACGCGAAAGCGCTGTCCGCGCTGTAG
- a CDS encoding DUF3052 domain-containing protein, with the protein MSATADHAEERTNPASRLGFEPGQVVQELGYDEDCDQELREGIEELTGEELADEEYDDVPDAVLLWFREDDGDLTDALVDATSTIDPGAPIWLMTPKTGRDGHVEPSEIGEAAQTAGLAQTSSVNAAKDWTGSRLVTPKAAKAGKR; encoded by the coding sequence GTGAGCGCGACCGCGGACCACGCGGAGGAGCGGACCAACCCGGCGAGCCGGCTTGGTTTCGAGCCCGGACAGGTGGTCCAGGAGCTCGGGTACGACGAGGATTGCGACCAGGAGCTCCGTGAGGGGATCGAGGAGCTCACGGGTGAGGAGCTCGCCGACGAGGAGTACGACGACGTGCCCGACGCCGTCCTGCTGTGGTTCCGCGAGGACGACGGCGACCTCACCGACGCGCTCGTCGACGCCACGTCGACGATCGACCCCGGCGCCCCGATCTGGCTCATGACCCCGAAGACCGGGCGTGACGGCCACGTGGAGCCGAGCGAGATCGGCGAAGCGGCGCAGACTGCCGGCCTGGCCCAGACCAGCAGTGTCAACGCGGCGAAGGACTGGACGGGCAGCCGTCTGGTGACCCCGAAGGCGGCCAAAGCCGGCAAGCGGTAG
- a CDS encoding DUF475 domain-containing protein gives MLLRTFGWSFGITAAGLALAGILWGGKGLAIVAILSILEISLSFDNAVINAGIVRKLNAFWQKIFLTIGVLIAVFGMRLVFPIIIVAVTAKLSPWEAVRIAVNDHDRYENLVSNAHPAIAAFGGMFLLMIFLDFIFEERDINWLSWLEKPLAKLGKLDMLSVAVAMIVLVIAGTTVADSVPLHGGHGTVDKAETVLLAGVAGLITYLVVGGISGFFEERLEDDEDGDEDGEGPKTVEEPSLGAKVPAATSGANVARTVGLAGKAAFFMFLYLEVIDASFSFDGVIGAFAISNDIFEIALGLGIGAMYIRSLTVYLVRKGTLDDYVYLEHGAHYAIGALAVILLITIKYDVSEVITGLVGVVLIAASYWSSVVRNRRLGEGSGQSDDDKAEVSSGV, from the coding sequence GTGCTCCTCAGAACATTCGGCTGGTCATTCGGCATCACTGCCGCCGGCCTGGCCCTGGCCGGCATCCTCTGGGGAGGCAAAGGGCTCGCGATCGTGGCGATCCTGTCCATCCTCGAGATCTCGCTCTCCTTCGACAACGCGGTCATCAACGCGGGCATCGTCCGCAAGCTGAACGCGTTCTGGCAGAAGATCTTCCTCACCATCGGTGTGCTGATCGCGGTCTTCGGCATGCGGTTGGTCTTCCCGATCATCATCGTGGCTGTCACCGCGAAGCTCAGCCCGTGGGAAGCGGTCCGGATCGCGGTCAACGACCACGACCGCTACGAGAACCTCGTCTCCAACGCCCACCCGGCGATCGCCGCCTTCGGCGGCATGTTCCTGCTGATGATCTTCCTCGACTTCATCTTCGAGGAGCGGGACATCAACTGGCTGTCCTGGCTGGAGAAGCCGCTGGCCAAGCTCGGCAAGCTGGACATGCTGTCGGTGGCGGTGGCGATGATCGTCCTGGTCATCGCGGGCACCACGGTCGCGGACTCGGTGCCGCTGCACGGCGGGCACGGCACGGTCGACAAGGCCGAGACGGTCCTGCTGGCGGGCGTCGCCGGTCTGATCACCTACCTGGTGGTCGGCGGCATCTCCGGCTTCTTCGAGGAGCGGCTGGAGGACGACGAGGACGGCGACGAGGACGGCGAGGGCCCCAAGACCGTCGAGGAACCCTCGCTGGGCGCCAAGGTCCCCGCGGCCACCAGCGGCGCCAACGTCGCCCGGACGGTCGGTCTGGCCGGCAAGGCCGCGTTCTTCATGTTCCTGTACCTGGAAGTCATCGACGCGTCGTTCTCCTTCGACGGCGTCATCGGCGCCTTCGCGATCAGCAACGACATCTTCGAGATCGCCCTGGGTCTGGGCATCGGCGCGATGTACATCCGGTCGCTCACCGTCTACCTGGTCCGCAAGGGCACCCTGGACGACTACGTCTACCTGGAGCACGGCGCGCACTACGCGATCGGCGCGCTGGCGGTCATCCTGCTCATCACGATCAAGTACGACGTCAGCGAGGTCATCACCGGCCTGGTCGGCGTTGTCCTGATCGCGGCGTCCTACTGGTCGTCGGTGGTACGCAACCGCCGTCTCGGGGAAGGCTCTGGTCAGTCGGACGACGACAAGGCGGAAGTCTCGTCCGGGGTGTGA
- a CDS encoding TerD family protein: MTHVMVKGSNIPLDASGIRAVLRWSPAPTAPDVDASVLLLGADGRVRSDADFVFYNAPRHPSGLARHLPKQRVPDGFTDTVEVDLAALDPGVDRVVVAASCDGGPFRLVPDLVLALFDAAGPQHAAPLVTFDVVPDTGQESALICGELYRKDAGWKFRALGQGYATGLVGLATEYGIAVDDGDPDADEPAQGATAAAGPTAAMPGPAPTGGYTAAAGPTVSAPEPPGAYGYPLPAPYPSHVPAQPAYGYPQPVAATIPPPPPQQPVVHQQPQQAYPAYGYPQPVATNALPPDGHFTLPPQGPQFQSA, from the coding sequence ATGACGCACGTGATGGTGAAGGGCTCGAACATCCCGCTGGACGCCTCGGGCATCCGGGCGGTGCTCCGCTGGAGCCCGGCGCCGACCGCTCCCGACGTGGACGCCTCCGTGCTGCTGCTCGGCGCCGACGGCCGGGTGCGCTCGGACGCCGACTTCGTCTTCTACAACGCCCCCCGGCACCCCTCGGGCCTGGCCCGGCACCTGCCGAAGCAGCGCGTCCCCGACGGCTTCACCGACACCGTGGAGGTCGATCTGGCCGCGCTCGACCCGGGCGTGGACCGGGTGGTGGTCGCCGCGTCCTGCGACGGCGGGCCGTTCCGGCTGGTGCCCGACCTGGTGCTCGCCCTCTTCGACGCGGCCGGCCCGCAGCACGCCGCCCCGCTGGTCACCTTCGACGTGGTGCCCGACACCGGCCAGGAAAGCGCGCTGATCTGCGGCGAGTTGTACCGCAAGGACGCCGGCTGGAAGTTCCGCGCGCTCGGCCAGGGATACGCCACCGGCCTGGTCGGCCTCGCCACGGAGTACGGCATCGCGGTCGACGACGGCGACCCCGACGCCGACGAGCCCGCCCAGGGCGCCACCGCCGCCGCCGGCCCCACCGCCGCCATGCCCGGCCCCGCACCCACCGGCGGCTACACCGCGGCCGCAGGACCCACCGTGTCCGCCCCCGAACCCCCCGGCGCCTACGGCTACCCTCTCCCGGCCCCATACCCCTCCCACGTGCCCGCCCAGCCCGCCTACGGCTACCCCCAGCCCGTCGCCGCCACCATCCCTCCCCCACCCCCTCAGCAACCAGTGGTCCACCAACAGCCCCAACAGGCCTACCCGGCCTACGGCTACCCCCAGCCCGTCGCCACCAACGCCCTCCCCCCCGACGGCCACTTCACCCTCCCCCCGCAGGGCCCCCAGTTCCAATCCGCCTGA
- a CDS encoding phosphoribosyltransferase codes for MPTNAPWTGQWVADRLGVTLHGDGLADLVGLALRRNPKRAHLLVSQVLGKHVPQDPRTVYGSAYALGRRVRDLLGAADARNAVVLGYAETATGLGHAVADGIGFAPYLHSTRRAVPGITPHGGFEEEHSHATSHLLLPEEPGLLTRPGPLVLVDDEFSTGRTIRNTIAALHALHPREHYVVVALTDMRAPADRDALDAFAAELPAHIDVIALATGTVGLPDGVLGRGQALVAAHNAADEASIAVPPAATGHGSAASAGRVRRVELEWPEEVPDGGRHGFLPGHAMRLADALPAMGGRLADALPPSAGRVLVLGNEELMYAPLRLAKALQDTLEARARASAPGSAPAAVRYSTTTRSPVLAVDDPGYAIRHRIAFPAHDDPNDAGSTDRFAYNVRGFDAVVCVVDSTGDTAALHAPGGLLDRLAAATDSVLLAVVPSYRPNGSTHAMSPTNSPSGATARAPQTPEAPAESRGPAGSYGLAEPLRGPEFSSYAPDEVGWLLKDLSDVELEAPTEEREEAIQSGGAHYAESLPVEYQPTPEYQELFRSALDGSARRIARAVGTVTELVLAERGPDAVLVSLARAGTPVGVLMRRWAEHAHGLRLPHYAVSIVRGRGIDANALRWLAAHHDPADVVFVDGWTGKGAITRELAAAVAEFAEAQASEQGSGAGSGSGKPGFDPEIAVLADPGGCVRTYGTRDDFLIPSACLNSTVSGLISRTVLREGLIGPHDFHGAKFYRDLLGADVSGYFLDTVAAAFDSVADGVAADVKSLRGQDRSPTWAGWAAVERISEEYGIGDVNLVKPGVGETTRVLLRRVPWKILAKRGVGADLDHVRLLAAQRGVPVEEVDDLPYSCVGLIHPRFTRGATGVDGKAVAAK; via the coding sequence ATGCCAACGAACGCGCCCTGGACCGGGCAGTGGGTCGCCGACCGCCTCGGCGTCACCCTGCACGGCGACGGCCTCGCCGACCTGGTCGGCCTGGCGCTGCGGCGCAACCCCAAGCGGGCCCATCTGCTCGTCTCCCAGGTGCTCGGCAAGCACGTCCCGCAGGACCCCCGCACGGTCTACGGGTCCGCCTACGCGCTCGGCCGGCGGGTGCGGGACCTGCTGGGCGCGGCCGACGCGCGGAACGCGGTCGTGCTCGGATACGCCGAGACCGCCACCGGGCTCGGCCACGCGGTCGCCGACGGCATCGGCTTCGCGCCGTACCTGCACTCCACCCGCCGCGCGGTGCCCGGCATCACCCCGCACGGCGGGTTCGAGGAGGAGCACAGCCACGCCACCTCCCACCTGCTGCTGCCGGAGGAGCCCGGGCTGCTGACCCGGCCCGGCCCGCTCGTGCTGGTCGACGACGAGTTCTCCACCGGCCGCACCATCCGCAACACCATCGCGGCCCTGCACGCCCTCCACCCGCGCGAGCACTACGTCGTCGTGGCGCTCACCGACATGCGCGCGCCCGCCGACCGCGACGCGCTGGACGCCTTCGCCGCCGAACTGCCCGCGCACATCGACGTGATCGCCCTGGCCACGGGGACGGTCGGCCTCCCGGACGGGGTGCTCGGCAGGGGCCAGGCGCTGGTGGCCGCGCACAACGCGGCGGACGAGGCGTCCATCGCCGTCCCCCCGGCCGCCACCGGCCACGGTTCCGCCGCCTCCGCCGGGCGCGTACGCCGGGTGGAGCTGGAGTGGCCCGAGGAGGTGCCCGACGGGGGCCGGCACGGCTTCCTGCCCGGGCACGCCATGCGGCTGGCGGATGCGCTGCCCGCGATGGGCGGCCGGCTCGCCGACGCCCTGCCGCCGTCCGCCGGCCGCGTCCTCGTCCTCGGCAACGAGGAGCTGATGTACGCGCCCCTGCGGCTGGCCAAGGCGCTCCAGGACACCCTGGAGGCCCGGGCGCGCGCCTCGGCGCCCGGGAGCGCCCCGGCCGCCGTCCGGTACTCCACCACCACCCGCTCCCCGGTACTGGCGGTCGACGACCCCGGGTACGCCATACGGCACCGGATCGCGTTCCCCGCGCACGACGACCCGAACGACGCGGGCAGCACGGACCGGTTCGCCTACAACGTGCGCGGGTTCGACGCGGTGGTGTGCGTGGTGGACTCGACCGGGGACACCGCCGCCCTGCACGCGCCCGGCGGGCTGCTGGACCGGCTGGCCGCCGCCACCGACTCGGTACTGCTCGCGGTGGTGCCGTCCTACCGACCGAACGGAAGCACGCACGCGATGAGCCCGACGAACAGCCCGAGCGGTGCGACCGCGCGGGCCCCGCAGACCCCCGAGGCCCCGGCCGAGTCCCGCGGCCCGGCCGGGTCGTACGGCCTGGCCGAGCCGCTGCGGGGGCCGGAGTTCTCCTCCTACGCGCCCGACGAGGTGGGCTGGCTGCTCAAGGACCTCTCCGACGTCGAGTTGGAGGCGCCCACCGAGGAGCGCGAGGAGGCCATCCAGAGCGGCGGCGCGCACTACGCCGAGTCGCTGCCGGTGGAGTACCAACCCACCCCGGAGTACCAGGAGTTGTTCCGCTCGGCGCTGGACGGCTCGGCGCGGCGGATCGCCCGTGCGGTCGGCACCGTCACCGAACTGGTGCTGGCCGAGCGCGGACCGGACGCCGTCCTGGTCTCGCTCGCCCGCGCCGGCACCCCCGTCGGCGTGCTGATGCGCCGCTGGGCCGAGCACGCGCACGGGCTGCGGCTGCCGCACTACGCGGTCTCCATCGTCCGCGGGCGCGGCATCGACGCCAACGCGCTGCGCTGGCTGGCCGCCCACCACGACCCGGCCGACGTGGTGTTCGTCGACGGCTGGACCGGGAAGGGCGCGATCACCCGCGAACTGGCCGCGGCCGTGGCCGAGTTCGCCGAAGCGCAGGCGTCGGAGCAGGGCTCGGGCGCGGGTTCGGGTTCGGGGAAGCCGGGATTCGACCCGGAGATCGCGGTCCTCGCCGACCCGGGCGGCTGCGTACGCACCTACGGCACCCGCGACGACTTCCTGATCCCCTCCGCCTGCCTCAACTCCACCGTCTCCGGGCTGATCTCCCGCACCGTGCTGCGTGAGGGGCTGATCGGACCGCACGACTTCCACGGCGCGAAGTTCTACCGCGACCTGCTCGGCGCCGACGTCTCCGGGTACTTCCTCGACACCGTCGCCGCCGCCTTCGACTCGGTCGCCGACGGTGTCGCCGCCGACGTCAAGTCGCTGCGCGGGCAGGACCGTTCGCCGACCTGGGCGGGCTGGGCCGCGGTGGAGCGGATCAGCGAGGAGTACGGCATCGGGGACGTCAACCTGGTCAAGCCCGGCGTCGGCGAGACCACCCGGGTGCTGCTGCGCCGGGTGCCGTGGAAGATCCTCGCCAAGCGCGGGGTGGGCGCCGACCTGGACCACGTCAGGCTGCTCGCCGCGCAACGCGGCGTCCCCGTCGAGGAGGTGGACGACCTGCCGTACTCCTGCGTCGGCCTGATCCACCCGCGCTTCACGCGCGGCGCGACCGGTGTGGACGGCAAGGCGGTGGCCGCGAAGTGA
- a CDS encoding TerD family protein: MGVSLSKGGNVSLTKEAPNLTAVVVGLGWDARTTTGSDFDLDASALLTDEQGKVLSDQHFVFFNNLKSPDGSVEHTGDNLTGEGEGDDEVINVSLATVPANVAKIVFPVSIYDAEPRQQSFGQVRNAYIRVVNAADGAELARYDLTEDASTETAMVFGELYRHGAEWKFRAIGQGYASGLRGIAQDFGVNV; this comes from the coding sequence GTGGGAGTCAGCCTCAGCAAGGGTGGCAACGTCTCGCTGACCAAGGAGGCGCCGAACCTCACGGCGGTCGTCGTCGGTCTGGGCTGGGACGCCCGCACCACCACCGGCAGCGACTTCGACCTCGACGCGAGCGCGCTGCTCACCGACGAGCAGGGCAAGGTCCTTTCCGACCAGCACTTCGTCTTCTTCAACAACCTCAAGAGCCCGGACGGCTCGGTCGAGCACACCGGCGACAACCTCACCGGTGAGGGCGAGGGCGACGACGAGGTGATCAACGTCAGCCTGGCCACCGTGCCGGCGAACGTGGCGAAGATCGTCTTCCCGGTGTCCATCTACGACGCCGAGCCGCGCCAGCAGAGCTTCGGCCAGGTGCGCAACGCCTACATCCGCGTGGTCAACGCGGCGGACGGCGCCGAGCTGGCCCGTTACGACCTCACCGAGGACGCCTCGACCGAGACGGCGATGGTCTTCGGCGAGCTGTACCGGCACGGCGCGGAGTGGAAGTTCCGCGCGATCGGCCAGGGATACGCCTCGGGCCTGCGCGGCATCGCCCAGGACTTCGGCGTCAACGTCTGA
- a CDS encoding Tellurium resistance translates to MAWWRFLRPNGPDQFDVTNTHSVELTKRRPELSLTKHGAAVGNMRVNLSWQMRPTDSGDWVTDRGSFLRRQIDVFKPRVVQAAGPAMVNVDLDLACMYELADGTKGVVQPLGDFHGDLDAPPYIQMTGDDRFGGTSGETLYINFDKREEFKRLLVFVYIYDGTPAFDRTHAKVEIFPGSGPRIEIPLTEREPQARSCAVVLIENRKDEMIVHREVKYVYGFQAEIDRLYGWGLQWGRGYKSKV, encoded by the coding sequence ATGGCCTGGTGGCGGTTCCTGCGGCCCAACGGCCCGGACCAGTTCGACGTGACGAACACGCACAGTGTGGAACTCACCAAGAGGCGGCCCGAGCTGTCGCTGACGAAACACGGTGCCGCGGTCGGCAACATGCGGGTGAACCTGTCCTGGCAGATGCGGCCGACCGACTCCGGGGACTGGGTGACGGATCGGGGCAGTTTCCTGCGCCGTCAGATCGACGTGTTCAAGCCACGTGTGGTCCAGGCGGCCGGCCCGGCGATGGTCAACGTCGACCTGGACCTGGCGTGCATGTACGAACTCGCGGACGGCACGAAGGGGGTGGTCCAGCCGCTCGGCGACTTCCACGGTGACCTGGACGCGCCGCCGTACATCCAGATGACCGGCGACGACCGGTTCGGCGGCACCTCGGGCGAGACGCTGTACATCAACTTCGACAAGCGCGAGGAGTTCAAGCGCCTGCTGGTGTTCGTGTACATCTACGACGGCACGCCGGCGTTCGACCGCACGCACGCGAAGGTGGAGATCTTTCCCGGGTCCGGGCCGCGGATCGAGATCCCGCTCACCGAGCGGGAGCCGCAGGCGCGGTCCTGCGCGGTGGTGCTGATCGAGAACCGCAAGGACGAGATGATCGTCCACCGCGAGGTGAAGTACGTGTACGGCTTCCAGGCGGAGATCGACCGGCTCTACGGGTGGGGGCTGCAGTGGGGGCGGGGGTACAAGTCCAAGGTGTGA
- a CDS encoding HpcH/HpaI aldolase/citrate lyase family protein: MRHFGHLASELRGELFHREPQEFTSGSPARVLATALGATLYSPATRPHLADDVLKQAAHGVVSMVLCLEDSIDDRDVEAGEANLVRQFADLAARPGAEQALPLLFIRVRTPAQITDLVHRLGGTVRLLSGFVLPKFTEETGVPFLEAVGNAESASGHRLFAMPVLESPELLHLESRVETLYGISRTVDKYRDRVLALRLGVTDFCSSYGLRRAPAMTAYDVQIVASVIADVVNVLGRADGSGFVVTGPVWEYFRHHERMFKPQLRRSPFTPEAEDLREALIEQDMDGLLREIELDRANGLQGKTCIHPSHVPVVNALSVVTHEEFCDAADILHQDRSGGGVLRSAYTNKMNEVKPHRAWAERTLRRAEVFGVAREDVGFVELLAASLPSS; this comes from the coding sequence ATGCGACACTTCGGACATCTTGCTTCAGAGCTCAGGGGTGAGCTCTTCCACCGGGAACCTCAGGAGTTCACCTCCGGCTCTCCCGCGCGCGTCCTCGCGACCGCCCTCGGCGCCACGCTCTACAGCCCGGCCACCCGGCCGCACCTCGCCGACGACGTGCTCAAGCAGGCCGCCCACGGCGTGGTCTCCATGGTGCTGTGCCTGGAGGACTCCATCGACGACCGCGACGTCGAGGCGGGCGAGGCGAACCTGGTCCGGCAGTTCGCGGATCTGGCCGCCCGGCCCGGCGCCGAGCAGGCGCTCCCGCTGCTGTTCATCCGGGTCCGCACCCCGGCCCAGATCACCGACCTGGTGCACCGGCTCGGCGGCACCGTACGGCTGCTGTCCGGATTCGTGCTGCCCAAGTTCACCGAGGAGACCGGCGTCCCCTTCCTCGAAGCGGTCGGCAACGCGGAAAGTGCCTCGGGGCATCGGCTGTTCGCGATGCCGGTGCTGGAGTCCCCGGAGCTGCTGCACCTGGAGAGCCGGGTGGAGACGCTCTACGGGATATCCCGCACCGTCGACAAGTACCGCGACCGGGTGCTCGCGCTGCGCCTTGGCGTCACCGACTTCTGCTCCTCCTACGGCCTGCGCCGGGCGCCCGCGATGACCGCGTACGACGTGCAGATCGTCGCCTCCGTCATCGCCGACGTGGTCAACGTGCTCGGCCGCGCGGACGGCAGCGGCTTCGTCGTCACCGGCCCGGTGTGGGAGTACTTCCGGCACCACGAGCGGATGTTCAAGCCCCAGTTGCGCCGCAGCCCGTTCACCCCGGAGGCCGAGGATCTGCGCGAGGCCCTCATCGAGCAGGACATGGACGGCCTGCTGCGCGAGATCGAGCTGGACCGGGCCAACGGCCTGCAGGGCAAGACCTGTATCCACCCCAGCCATGTGCCGGTCGTCAACGCGCTGAGCGTCGTCACCCACGAGGAGTTCTGCGACGCCGCCGACATCCTGCACCAGGACCGCAGCGGCGGCGGGGTGCTCCGCTCCGCCTACACCAACAAGATGAACGAGGTGAAGCCGCACCGCGCCTGGGCCGAACGCACCCTGCGCCGCGCCGAGGTCTTCGGTGTCGCCCGCGAGGACGTCGGCTTCGTGGAACTGCTCGCCGCGAGCCTGCCCTCCTCCTGA
- a CDS encoding HAD family hydrolase, producing the protein MPTHHRTVVASDLDRTLVYSAAALGLTMPDEQAPRLLCVEVHEARPLSYLTEAAGRLLVELADTARFVPATTRTRKQYRRIKLPGRVPRYAICANGGHLLVDGRTDHDWHDEMRRRLADGCAPLAEVRAHLAATADPEWLRKERIAEELFAYLVVDRDRLPVGWVKELAEWADARGWTVSLQGRKIYAVPKPLSKSAALAEVVRRTGAHEVLAAGDSLLDADLLLAADAGWTPAHGELADTGWTAPHVTALASAGVAAGEEILHRVLARLEDRPGVRLDG; encoded by the coding sequence ATGCCCACGCACCACCGGACCGTGGTCGCCAGCGACCTCGACCGCACCCTGGTCTACTCCGCCGCCGCGCTGGGCCTGACCATGCCGGACGAGCAGGCCCCGCGGCTGCTGTGCGTCGAGGTCCACGAGGCCAGGCCGCTGTCCTACCTCACCGAGGCCGCCGGGCGGCTGCTGGTCGAACTCGCCGACACCGCGCGGTTCGTGCCCGCCACCACCCGCACCCGCAAGCAGTACCGCCGGATCAAGTTGCCCGGGCGGGTGCCGCGTTACGCGATCTGCGCGAACGGCGGGCACCTGCTGGTCGACGGGCGCACCGACCACGACTGGCACGACGAGATGCGGCGCAGGCTCGCCGACGGCTGCGCGCCGCTGGCCGAGGTGCGGGCGCACCTGGCCGCCACCGCGGACCCGGAGTGGCTGCGCAAGGAGCGGATCGCCGAGGAGCTGTTCGCCTACCTCGTGGTCGACCGGGACCGGCTGCCCGTCGGCTGGGTCAAGGAACTCGCCGAGTGGGCCGACGCACGCGGCTGGACCGTCTCGCTCCAGGGACGCAAGATCTACGCCGTGCCCAAGCCGCTCAGCAAGTCCGCGGCCCTCGCGGAGGTGGTCCGGCGTACCGGTGCGCACGAGGTGCTCGCCGCCGGTGACTCGCTCCTGGACGCCGACCTCCTGCTGGCCGCGGACGCCGGCTGGACTCCCGCGCACGGCGAGCTCGCCGACACCGGGTGGACGGCTCCGCACGTCACCGCGCTCGCGTCCGCCGGAGTGGCCGCGGGCGAGGAGATCCTCCACCGCGTCCTCGCCCGGCTCGAAGACCGTCCCGGCGTACGGCTCGACGGCTGA